A stretch of the Pedosphaera parvula Ellin514 genome encodes the following:
- a CDS encoding heavy metal translocating P-type ATPase: MSTAIDPICGMAVDTQTNLKVEREGKTFYFCSTHCRQAFLGRTAPPVSRGCCGGKAEVSQETSGDCCHGDHDAKAVTPSATAKYYCPMCPGVESDKPGNCPKCGMAMEPVASAITASKTIYTCPMHPEVQEEHPGNCPKCGMALEPKEIVSEAEEVSAEARDMSRRFWIGLLLGFPVLILAMGDMIGLPINQWIPLKVNQWLQFVLTTPVVLWAGWLLLQRGWHSVVTWNLNMFTLIGMGVGTAYLFSVVGLLFPGIFPHSYRHGGGVPLYFEAAAIITVLVLLGQMLEAKARSRTGQAIKALLKQAAKTARVVRDGEETEIPVAEVKHGDLLRVRPGEKVPVDGTVVEGQSNVDESMITGESMPVGKAAGDEVTGATLNQTGSFLMRAEKVGKETMLSQIVQMVADAQRTRAPIQRLADTVSSYFVPIVVVISVVAFGLWMWLGPQPKLAHALVAAVAVLIIACPCALGLATPMSIMVGVGRGAHEGVLVKNAEALEVLEKVDTIVVDKTGTLTEGKPKLTRIITRPGIDEQEVLKLAASLEQQSEHPLAAAIVQAAKEHRQSLEQPETFDSITGGGVTGRIQGRSVLIGKPELLTGKGVRGLESLLEQGRTLQNEGQTVVFVARDGEAIGALAVADPIKESTPAAIAELHRMGLKVVMLTGDNEQTAGAVAAKLKIDEVRAQVEPRQKQEEVRRLRSQSHVVAMAGDGINDAPALAAANVGIAMGTGTDVAIESAGITLVKGDLRGVVKAIHLSRAVMRNIRQNLFFAFIYNALGVPIAAGVLYPAFGIVLSPIIASAAMSFSSVSVITNALRLRATSLKVS, from the coding sequence ATGAGCACAGCCATCGATCCCATTTGTGGAATGGCGGTGGATACGCAGACGAATCTCAAGGTCGAGCGTGAGGGCAAGACTTTCTATTTTTGCAGCACTCACTGCCGACAGGCGTTTCTGGGGCGAACAGCTCCACCAGTGTCACGCGGTTGCTGTGGTGGCAAGGCGGAGGTTTCGCAGGAAACATCAGGTGATTGTTGCCATGGCGATCATGATGCAAAGGCAGTGACACCTTCAGCCACGGCAAAATATTATTGCCCCATGTGCCCAGGCGTGGAATCGGACAAGCCGGGAAATTGTCCGAAATGCGGCATGGCAATGGAACCGGTCGCTTCGGCCATCACGGCTTCCAAAACGATTTACACCTGCCCCATGCACCCGGAAGTGCAGGAGGAGCATCCCGGGAATTGCCCCAAATGCGGGATGGCTTTGGAGCCGAAGGAGATTGTCAGTGAGGCTGAGGAAGTAAGTGCCGAAGCCAGAGATATGTCACGCCGGTTCTGGATTGGATTGTTGCTTGGTTTTCCGGTCCTCATCCTGGCGATGGGAGATATGATTGGGTTGCCGATCAACCAGTGGATTCCTCTAAAAGTAAACCAATGGCTTCAATTCGTCCTGACGACCCCGGTCGTACTTTGGGCCGGTTGGCTCTTGCTGCAGCGAGGATGGCACTCCGTAGTTACGTGGAATTTGAACATGTTTACCCTGATTGGCATGGGAGTTGGCACGGCCTACCTGTTTAGCGTGGTGGGATTATTGTTTCCCGGTATTTTTCCACATTCCTATCGGCATGGTGGTGGTGTTCCTCTCTATTTTGAAGCCGCAGCCATAATCACTGTACTCGTGTTACTGGGACAGATGTTGGAAGCCAAGGCGCGCAGCCGCACCGGACAGGCGATCAAAGCCCTTTTAAAACAGGCAGCGAAGACCGCCAGAGTGGTGCGGGATGGCGAGGAAACCGAAATCCCGGTTGCTGAGGTTAAGCATGGCGATCTCCTGCGCGTGCGTCCGGGCGAAAAGGTGCCGGTGGATGGAACCGTCGTCGAAGGCCAGAGCAACGTGGATGAATCAATGATCACCGGTGAGTCAATGCCAGTCGGGAAAGCTGCGGGAGATGAGGTGACAGGGGCAACCCTCAACCAGACCGGTTCGTTTTTGATGCGAGCGGAGAAGGTGGGCAAAGAAACGATGCTCTCACAAATAGTGCAGATGGTGGCGGATGCCCAGCGCACCCGCGCGCCAATACAACGACTGGCTGACACAGTCTCCAGCTATTTCGTTCCCATTGTGGTGGTGATTTCAGTCGTTGCGTTTGGCTTGTGGATGTGGCTGGGGCCGCAGCCGAAGCTGGCTCATGCCCTGGTGGCGGCGGTGGCAGTGCTGATTATTGCCTGCCCTTGTGCGCTTGGTCTCGCGACTCCTATGTCGATCATGGTCGGCGTAGGCCGTGGCGCTCACGAGGGCGTGCTGGTAAAAAACGCTGAAGCCTTGGAGGTTTTAGAGAAGGTGGACACCATCGTAGTGGACAAAACCGGCACGCTCACTGAAGGAAAGCCAAAGTTGACGCGGATCATTACCCGGCCCGGGATTGACGAGCAGGAAGTCTTAAAACTCGCAGCATCATTGGAACAACAGAGTGAACATCCGTTGGCAGCAGCCATCGTTCAGGCGGCAAAAGAGCATCGCCAGTCCTTGGAGCAACCCGAAACATTCGATTCCATTACCGGCGGCGGAGTAACGGGCCGGATTCAAGGGCGAAGCGTGTTGATTGGAAAACCTGAACTGCTCACCGGGAAAGGTGTGCGTGGACTGGAATCATTGCTTGAGCAGGGGAGAACGTTGCAGAACGAAGGACAAACGGTCGTGTTCGTCGCGCGAGATGGAGAAGCCATTGGAGCGCTTGCCGTGGCCGATCCGATAAAGGAAAGCACTCCAGCAGCCATTGCGGAACTGCACCGAATGGGACTGAAAGTGGTGATGCTGACGGGGGACAACGAACAGACGGCCGGGGCGGTGGCGGCGAAATTGAAGATCGATGAAGTGCGCGCCCAAGTAGAGCCCCGTCAGAAACAGGAAGAGGTGCGCCGACTGCGGAGCCAATCACATGTTGTGGCCATGGCGGGTGACGGCATCAACGATGCTCCGGCCCTGGCCGCCGCCAACGTGGGCATCGCCATGGGAACGGGCACGGACGTCGCAATCGAGAGCGCCGGGATCACGCTCGTCAAAGGCGATTTGCGTGGCGTGGTCAAAGCGATTCACCTCAGCCGGGCCGTGATGCGCAACATTCGACAGAATCTTTTCTTTGCGTTTATTTACAATGCGCTGGGAGTTCCCATTGCCGCAGGTGTGTTGTATCCAGCCTTCGGTATTGTGTTGAGTCCGATCATTGCGAGTGCGGCAATGAGTTTTAGCTCGGTATCAGTTATCACGAATGCGTTGCGACTGCGAGCAACCAGCTTGAAAGTTTCGTAG
- a CDS encoding metal-sensitive transcriptional regulator, translating into MDILTQIAAIRSALDALGVELLTNHIESCVLGHGSLSEHKCARPMNQAQLLAEVQTTLSRFLK; encoded by the coding sequence GTGGATATCCTCACGCAGATAGCGGCGATTCGCTCCGCGCTGGATGCCTTGGGCGTCGAGTTACTTACCAACCATATCGAATCATGTGTGCTGGGCCACGGCAGCCTCAGTGAGCATAAATGCGCCAGGCCGATGAACCAGGCGCAGCTTTTGGCAGAAGTCCAGACCACCCTTTCAAGGTTCTTAAAATGA